A portion of the Candidatus Manganitrophaceae bacterium genome contains these proteins:
- a CDS encoding response regulator transcription factor: MAFSRLLSKRKKEVLCLIAEGLSIREIAEHLGLFEKTVQTYRTHVMNKLGLGHAAELVRHAIQKGYIPIE, from the coding sequence ATGGCCTTCAGCCGTCTGCTCTCGAAGCGAAAGAAAGAAGTCCTCTGTCTCATTGCAGAAGGTTTGAGCATCCGAGAGATCGCCGAGCATTTGGGGCTGTTTGAGAAGACGGTGCAGACCTATCGCACGCACGTGATGAATAAGCTTGGATTGGGCCATGCGGCCGAGCTCGTTCGCCATGCGATTCAAAAGGGATATATTCCGATTGAATAG